One genomic window of Corticium candelabrum chromosome 9, ooCorCand1.1, whole genome shotgun sequence includes the following:
- the LOC134183941 gene encoding uncharacterized protein LOC134183941 isoform X2 produces the protein MNSDFVKSSTLTKQGNVRKNWKRRLFRLDRNGQLGYYKDPFKPALGAIDVKGECIGLLRHNQCHCQWPLNVPKSNCFGIMTPIRVYHVYADSSDDVEDWISVLRNASDVLRRQSSSTYEHGDLYQNLQPYPSAPENEEVESDPDEILYEDVVKDAEDDPLYTALPATFSSATPQNDSQLYPPLPSRVNRSSAHQLANEVFQMADELDEVLADCDEMVYESIPADQDISVEQLKAPVVENSVVAADGVEDGDFYAEVATELQKDEIYDDVASSNDGRVPPLVSESLVEELYDDVTMPAVVPQLLPFAAKEVAALAEAENNIDHSISVKSDNEKEVENEIYDSVTDDRQNIDEELYDDITTAAAASRGRPISDQDNELRRQQQQEQFVQEDIYDDVMEVNEGAKQFRDRQIQHVEQVNVMADRHAESEIFSEVTSTSLSSDIQSVTYQEPESTETVIKTASLEQQSFGGSREQSVLKTVTVKEETVEITESLSSVGQLSLPMVDIQTEVIEQVQEVQNLATTVAQDAVPHVSSSDATESKGETKAVQPPTGSSIRFRASAQNAGKILKQSKKDLSKPNYDVTEKKRSNEFTRTVTAVQKGAITWSKSGSRQKEKDAKLRQSRIVEEQAERQIAEWQALHSKLIRKRDQLTTSDETSVVKANENDGISSRSNKTKGTNQSETLPSNASKGKPLPPKKPANIAEVVLQHQMRSFHQEYTSSTDRQQEFDRKPQQSREEVRHAVTVKANERTSAPKQEVLTHTQSDKSIAFKAEVSSTKPHSSLPVKPLLPPRPSLSGMSAAINLAAEHSRHVQEWERKRQEVFAAEKARQERRGAEEKRRHEERTKQNKQEQLLEAEKVRQARERSAWTRVVQSKHCDQPSTRNTTLMHTSATGKKDKSEEACQPEQVVENKTAKAAQSVSTGFHGSKDGPNKEQNEASLLRGAETTLAKKTSDASVVTRSKDLFMKSTLTAPVFQAGLQASSDISETAQRYSSNRDHQSSLSTPLKEKKVLNVIQQFEAKKAFSVLQAPVRIMPPQLRNEQQGGSVTVAIKNPDRLEDSNLKHSRRTVLTTAVPDKVLVDSSVETSTESHQDLTPVASTPTPQINNITGQVKGNGAQPTGKADPNGKAQGEMARGGQNTDVVSNSSTGELAKQKEPFVGGSEEGAFVAVTDSLDSEHGRGNLLSLMKPTANSSDMGDRTVSSDNIVFDKVKPTASKSSESSGHGHSSIARLSAMVSDHDSSNSSSSEKNQDNVENSQHRVVRDQKTDKSEDSSGYQKQETSSDEAQKTLGYEPRFTEVQIREKKSIARRKAAALSWPMEGPPSDPYGPDGNKLRDEDPLMVRKLSVVARGVNAMAKALAAAKWIDKEIRKLIAEIQSWGSLSTSGKYQVTFGILFEECSPVFEALSGTLKTAKKHGVVQFTGELLLQGVHDSVVVTLLKTSIPDSNADTYTYQQFRACSISVHKRKGKGFSKTTQQTNQSKCFLCGKTVYPMEYVSGNDHPMHKNCFKCCDCGKKLSSSNYAVFQDKFFCINHYEQRFKQQGGYGGFQ, from the exons ATGAACAGCGATTTTGTAAAGTCGAGCACCCTTACAAAGCAGGGGAACGTGCGCAAGAATTGGAAACGGCGGCTGTTTAGATTGGATCGTAACGGACAGCTCGGCTACTACAAAGATCCATTCAAGCCGGCTCTTGGGGCTATCGACGTAAAGGGCGAATGCATCGGCCTGTTACGCCACAACCAATGTCACTGCCAGTGGCCTCTAAATGTTCCCAAATCGAACTGTTTCGGTATCATGACGCCGATTAGAGTGTACCACGTGTATGCAGATTCTTCCGACGATGTTGAAGATTGGATTAGTGTGTTACGGAATGCTTCTGATGTGCTACGACGGCAGAGTTCATCCACATATGAGCATGGAGATTTGTATCAGAATTTGCAGCCTTATCCAAGTGCTCCGGAAAATGAAGAAGTAGAGTCTGATCCCGATGAGATATTGTATGAAGATGTAGTGAAGGATGCTGAAGACG ATCCTCTCTATACTGCTCTGCCTGCAACTTTCTCATCAGCAACACCTCAGAACGATTCCCAGTTATACCCACCCTTACCATCACGAGTGAACAGATCATCAGCTCATCAGTTGGCAAATGAAGTGTTCCAGATGGCAGATGAACTTGATGAAGTTCTAGCTGACTGTGATGAAATGGTTTATGAGTCAATACCAGCTGATCAAGATATTTCAGTAGAACAGTTGAAAGCTCCAGTGGTTGAAAATTCTGTAGTTGCTGCAGATGGTGTAGAAGATGGGGATTTCTATGCAGAAGTTGCTACTGAACTTCAAAAGGATGAAATATATGATGATGTTGCCTCTAGTAATGATGGCAGGGTTCCACCACTTGTTTCTGAATCACTTGTTGAAGAACTGTATGATGATGTCACTATGCCTGCTGTTGTTCCACAGCTGCTCCCTTTTGCTGCTAAAGAAGTAGCAGCATtagcagaagcagagaatAATATTGATCACTCTATTTCAGTGAAATCTGACAATGAAAAGGAAGTAGAAAATGAAATTTATGATAGTGTCACTGATGATCGCCAGAATATTGATGAGGAACTGTATGATGATATAACAACTGCTGCAGCAGCTAGTCGTGGTAGGCCAATCAGTGATCAAGACAATGAGCTACGTAGACAACAGCAGCAAGAACAGTTTGTTCAAGAGGACATTTATGATGACGTAATGGAAGTGAATGAAGGAGCAAAACAATTCAGAGATAGACAGATCCAACATGTAGAACAGGTTAATGTAATGGCTGATAGACATGCAGAATCTGAGATCTTCAGTGAGGTGACCAGCACTTCATTGTCATCTGATATCCAGTCTGTAACTTACCAGGAACCAGAATCAACCGAAACTGTCATCAAAACTGCTTCTCTGGAACAACAGTCATTTGGAGGTAGTAGGGAGCAATCAGTTCTAAAAACAGTTACTGTGAAGGAGGAAACTGTTGAGATCACAGAGTCACTGTCTTCTGTTGGGCAGTTGTCTTTACCAATGGTAGATATTCAAACAGAAGTAATTGAGCAAGTTCAAGAAGTACAGAATTTAGCAACAACTGTGGCTCAAGACGCTGTACCACACGTCTCATCCAGTGATGCCACAGAAAGCAAGGGGGAAACTAAGGCTGTTCAACCCCCAACTGGTTCCTCAATTAGATTTCGTGCATCAGCTCAAAACGCTGGAAAAATATTAAAGCAGTCAAAGAAGGACTTGTCCAAGCCCAATTATGATGTTACTGAAAAGAAACGATCTAATGAATTTACAAGAACGGTTACTGCTGTGCAAAAAGGTGCTATAACGTGGTCCAAATCAGGATCTCGTCAGAAAGAGAAAGATGCAAAGCTGAGACAGAGTCGAATAGTTGAGGAACAGGCTGAAAGACAAATTGCTGAATGGCAAGCTCTCCACAGTAAGCTTATTCGGAAACGAGACCAATTGACCACATCTGATGAAACAAGTGTAGTCAAAGCTAATGAGAATGATGGAATAAGCTCTCGTTCCAACAAAACTAAAGGTACCAATCAATCAGAAACATTGCCATCAAATGCTAGCAAGGGAAAGCCTCTACCTCCAAAGAAGCCAGCAAACATTGCAGAAGTCGTTTTGCAGCATCAAATGAGATCTTTCCACCAGGAATATACATCGAGTACTGATAGACAACAAGAGTTTGATAGGAAGCCTCAGCAGAGTAGAGAGGAAGTGAGACATGCTGTAACAGTAAAAGCAAACGAAAGGACTTCAGCCCCAAAACAAGAAGTCTTAACCCACACCCAGTCTGACAAATCTATCGCATTTAAGGCAGAAGTCAGCAGTACAAAGCCTCATTCAAGTCTTCCAGTAAAGCCTTTGTTACCTCCTCGGCCATCTCTTTCTGGCATGTCGGCTGCCATTAATCTTGCTGCTGAACATTCAAGGCATGTTCAAGAATGGGAGAGGAAGAGGCAAGAGGTTTTTGCTGCTGAAAAGGCTCGTCAAGAACGACGAGGGGCAGAGGAGAAACGAAGACACGAGGAACGAACTAAGCAGAACAAGCAGGAACAACTCCTGGAGGCTGAAAAGGTAAGGCAGGCTAGAGAGAGGTCTGCTTGGACAAGAGTAGTGCAAAGCAAACATTGTGATCAACCATCTACTAGAAACACAACATTGATGCACACAAGTGCTACAGGTAAGAAAGACAAATCTGAAGAGGCATGTCAGCCTGAACAAGTAGTTGAGAACAAAACTGCCAAAGCAGCTCAGTCTGTTTCAACTGGCTTTCATGGAAGTAAGGATGGTCCAAACAAGGAGCAGAACGAAGCATCCCTGTTACGTGGAGCAGAAACCACTCTTGCAAAAAAAACAAGTGATGCATCAGTTGTCACGAGATCTAAGGACCTATTTATGAAATCAACTCTGACTGCACCTGTTTTCCAAGCAGGCTTGCAAGCTAGTAGCGAtatttctgaaacagcacAACGTTATTCATCAAATCGTGATCATCAATCCTCTTTGTCCACTCCTCTGAAAGAAAAAAAAGTTCTTAATGTAATACAGCAGTTTGAAGCCAAAAAGGCATTTAGTGTTCTCCAGGCACCCGTTAGGATTATGCCACCCCAATTAAGAAACGAACAGCAAGGAGGATCTGTAACTGTGGCAATAAAAAACCCTGATAGGCTTGAAGATAGTAACTTAAAGCACAGTAGACGAACAGTCTTGACAACAGCAGTGCCAGATAAAGTCTTGGTGGACTCTTCTGTAGAGACAAGTACAGAATCTCATCAGGATTTGACTCCTGTTGCTTCTACACCTACACCACaaatcaataatattactGGTCAAGTTAAGGGAAATGGTGCACAGCCAACTGGGAAAGCTGATCCAAATGGAAAAGCACAGGGGGAAATGGCTCGAGGTGGACAGAATACTGATGTTGTTTCAAACAGTTCAACTGGAGAACtagcaaaacagaaagaacCATTTGTAGGTGGTTCAGAAGAGGGTGCATTTGTCGCAGTTACTGACTCACTAGATAGTGAGCATGGACGGGGTAATTTGTTGTCTCTGATGAAACCCACAGCAAACAGCAGTGATATGGGTGATAGAACTGTATCTAGTGATAATATTGTTTTTGACAAGGTCAAACCAACTGCATCTAAGAGTTCAGAGAGTAGTGGACACGGCCATTCTTCTATTGCCAGATTGAGTGCAATGGTGTCAGACCATGACTCATCTAATTCAAGTAGCAGTGAAAAGAATCAAGACAATGTTGAGAATTCACAACACAGAGTAGTTCGTGAtcagaagacagacaagtcTGAGGACTCAAGTGGTTACCAGAAACAGGAGACATCTAGTGATGAGGCACAGAAAACCCTTGGATATGAACCACGTTTTACTGAAGTCCAAATCAGAGAGAAGAAGAGTATTGCTAGGAGAAAAGCAGCTGCTTTATCATGGCCTATGGAGGGTCCACCTTCTGATCCCTATGGACCAGATGGAAACAAGTTAAGAGATGAAGATCCTCTGATGGTAAGAAAGCTTAGTGTAGTGGCTAGAGGAGTCAATGCAATGGCAAAAGCCTTGGCTGCTGCAAAGTGGATTGACAAGGAGATACGGAag CTCATTGCTGAGATTCAGTCTTGGGGGTCTCTCAGTACAAGTGGCAAATACCAAGTGACATTTGGTATTTTGTTTGAAGAGTGCTCTCCTGTGTTTGAGGCATTATCCGGAACCCTGAAAACTGCCAAGAAGCATGGT GTTGTTCAATTTACAGGAGAACTACTGCTTCAAGGCGTTCATGATTCTGTTGTGGTAACTCTTCTCAAGACTAGCATTCCTGACTCTAACGCAGACACGTACACGTACCAGCAGTTCAGAGCTTGTTCCATTTCTGTGCACAAGCGCAAGGGCAAGGGCTTTAGTAAGACCActcaacagacaaaccagaGCAAG TGCTTTTTATGTGGAAAGACAGTGTACCCCATGGAGTACGTGAGCGGCAATGATCACCCTATGCACAAGAACTGCTTCAA GTGCTGTGACTGTGGGAAGAAACTGAGTAGTAGCAACTATGCAGTGTTTCAAGATAAATTCTTTTGTATTAATCACTATGAGCAGAGATTCAAGCAGCAAGGTGGCTATGGCGGGTTCCAGTAG
- the LOC134183946 gene encoding uncharacterized protein LOC134183946: MNDNKPQLRLTTVPSSCSLPPKSLRKRSVVLDRYTSKRLIARQLNKPKAPPPVVSVSGFGPTKDEFRSNSIITVKFGQNISQVPVSQPQDLRRVVDFTPSILSTLTYLGFWRDSKTLIIVFPDVSSDDLQFINPNRIQITFKEPEGPCDQFDVCQHYICHEEGLSCSVTGSYDVLNSDDAESVQSTDLKTYWMLMIVGLLLTFIIAIAVVTGKSRQRKRQDVESIGNERSSKVKSSTHVQEVRQTGLLAFDVHRQLLAVDSGIDSTSASKPEVVEIGESNTMLSDLADKDEGLPDDSAEIKLDVEVVKPDAKDVEQC, encoded by the exons ATGAATGATAATAAACCGCAACTTCGCCTAACAACTGTTCCATCCTCGTGTTCTCTTCCTCCGAAATCACTTCGAAAACGTAGTGTTGTGCTTGATCGATACACAAGTAAGAGACTTATTGCAAGACAGCTGAATAAGCCAAAG GCTCCTCCGCCAGTTGTGTCAGTTAGTGGATTTGGCCCTACAAAGGATGAATTTAGATCAAACTCTATCATAACTGTGAAGTTTGGACAGAACATTAGTCAAGTTCCAGTGTCTCAGCCACAAGATCTTCGTCGTGTTGTAGACTTTACACCTTCAATTTTGTCCACTCTGACATACTTGGGATTTTGGAGAGACAGCAAAACATTGATTATTGTCTTCCCAGACGTGTCTAGTGATGATCTTCAATTTATTAATCCAAACAGAATTCAAATTACTTTCAAAGAACCAGAAG GTCCTTGTGATCAGTTTGATGTGTGTCAGCATTACATATGCCATGAAGAAGGGTTATCATGTAGTGTGACTGGAAGTTATGATGTTCTAAATTCTGACGATGCTGAGTCAGTCCAGTCAACAGATCTAAAGACGTACTGGATGCTGATGATTGTGGGTTTGCTGTTGACTTTCATTATCGCAATTGCAGTTGTCACTGGAAAGTCTAGACAACGCAAGAG ACAAGACGTCGAGTCAATTGGTAATGAAAGAAGCAGCAAGGTGAAGTCTTCTACTCATGTTCAAGAAGTGCGCCAAACtg GTTTGCTAGCCTTTGACGTTCACAGGCAATTGCTAGCAGTTGATTCGGGAATAGACTCCACCAGTGCTTCTAAACCTGAAGTTGTTGAAATAGGTGAATCAAATACTATGTTGTCTGATCTTGCTGACAAGGACGAAGGACTGCCGGATGACAGTGCTGAAATAAAACTAGACGTTGAGGTAGTGAAACCTGATGCTAAGGACGTAGAGCAATGCTAG
- the LOC134183941 gene encoding uncharacterized protein LOC134183941 isoform X1 translates to MNTFTEAWRNLIVFLLYPPAQALGDTMNSDFVKSSTLTKQGNVRKNWKRRLFRLDRNGQLGYYKDPFKPALGAIDVKGECIGLLRHNQCHCQWPLNVPKSNCFGIMTPIRVYHVYADSSDDVEDWISVLRNASDVLRRQSSSTYEHGDLYQNLQPYPSAPENEEVESDPDEILYEDVVKDAEDDPLYTALPATFSSATPQNDSQLYPPLPSRVNRSSAHQLANEVFQMADELDEVLADCDEMVYESIPADQDISVEQLKAPVVENSVVAADGVEDGDFYAEVATELQKDEIYDDVASSNDGRVPPLVSESLVEELYDDVTMPAVVPQLLPFAAKEVAALAEAENNIDHSISVKSDNEKEVENEIYDSVTDDRQNIDEELYDDITTAAAASRGRPISDQDNELRRQQQQEQFVQEDIYDDVMEVNEGAKQFRDRQIQHVEQVNVMADRHAESEIFSEVTSTSLSSDIQSVTYQEPESTETVIKTASLEQQSFGGSREQSVLKTVTVKEETVEITESLSSVGQLSLPMVDIQTEVIEQVQEVQNLATTVAQDAVPHVSSSDATESKGETKAVQPPTGSSIRFRASAQNAGKILKQSKKDLSKPNYDVTEKKRSNEFTRTVTAVQKGAITWSKSGSRQKEKDAKLRQSRIVEEQAERQIAEWQALHSKLIRKRDQLTTSDETSVVKANENDGISSRSNKTKGTNQSETLPSNASKGKPLPPKKPANIAEVVLQHQMRSFHQEYTSSTDRQQEFDRKPQQSREEVRHAVTVKANERTSAPKQEVLTHTQSDKSIAFKAEVSSTKPHSSLPVKPLLPPRPSLSGMSAAINLAAEHSRHVQEWERKRQEVFAAEKARQERRGAEEKRRHEERTKQNKQEQLLEAEKVRQARERSAWTRVVQSKHCDQPSTRNTTLMHTSATGKKDKSEEACQPEQVVENKTAKAAQSVSTGFHGSKDGPNKEQNEASLLRGAETTLAKKTSDASVVTRSKDLFMKSTLTAPVFQAGLQASSDISETAQRYSSNRDHQSSLSTPLKEKKVLNVIQQFEAKKAFSVLQAPVRIMPPQLRNEQQGGSVTVAIKNPDRLEDSNLKHSRRTVLTTAVPDKVLVDSSVETSTESHQDLTPVASTPTPQINNITGQVKGNGAQPTGKADPNGKAQGEMARGGQNTDVVSNSSTGELAKQKEPFVGGSEEGAFVAVTDSLDSEHGRGNLLSLMKPTANSSDMGDRTVSSDNIVFDKVKPTASKSSESSGHGHSSIARLSAMVSDHDSSNSSSSEKNQDNVENSQHRVVRDQKTDKSEDSSGYQKQETSSDEAQKTLGYEPRFTEVQIREKKSIARRKAAALSWPMEGPPSDPYGPDGNKLRDEDPLMVRKLSVVARGVNAMAKALAAAKWIDKEIRKLIAEIQSWGSLSTSGKYQVTFGILFEECSPVFEALSGTLKTAKKHGVVQFTGELLLQGVHDSVVVTLLKTSIPDSNADTYTYQQFRACSISVHKRKGKGFSKTTQQTNQSKCFLCGKTVYPMEYVSGNDHPMHKNCFKCCDCGKKLSSSNYAVFQDKFFCINHYEQRFKQQGGYGGFQ, encoded by the exons ATGAATACGTTTACTGAAGCATGGAGGAATTTGATCGTTTTTCTTTTATATCCTCCAGCTCAAGCACTGGGAGACACAATGAACAGCGATTTTGTAAAGTCGAGCACCCTTACAAAGCAGGGGAACGTGCGCAAGAATTGGAAACGGCGGCTGTTTAGATTGGATCGTAACGGACAGCTCGGCTACTACAAAGATCCATTCAAGCCGGCTCTTGGGGCTATCGACGTAAAGGGCGAATGCATCGGCCTGTTACGCCACAACCAATGTCACTGCCAGTGGCCTCTAAATGTTCCCAAATCGAACTGTTTCGGTATCATGACGCCGATTAGAGTGTACCACGTGTATGCAGATTCTTCCGACGATGTTGAAGATTGGATTAGTGTGTTACGGAATGCTTCTGATGTGCTACGACGGCAGAGTTCATCCACATATGAGCATGGAGATTTGTATCAGAATTTGCAGCCTTATCCAAGTGCTCCGGAAAATGAAGAAGTAGAGTCTGATCCCGATGAGATATTGTATGAAGATGTAGTGAAGGATGCTGAAGACG ATCCTCTCTATACTGCTCTGCCTGCAACTTTCTCATCAGCAACACCTCAGAACGATTCCCAGTTATACCCACCCTTACCATCACGAGTGAACAGATCATCAGCTCATCAGTTGGCAAATGAAGTGTTCCAGATGGCAGATGAACTTGATGAAGTTCTAGCTGACTGTGATGAAATGGTTTATGAGTCAATACCAGCTGATCAAGATATTTCAGTAGAACAGTTGAAAGCTCCAGTGGTTGAAAATTCTGTAGTTGCTGCAGATGGTGTAGAAGATGGGGATTTCTATGCAGAAGTTGCTACTGAACTTCAAAAGGATGAAATATATGATGATGTTGCCTCTAGTAATGATGGCAGGGTTCCACCACTTGTTTCTGAATCACTTGTTGAAGAACTGTATGATGATGTCACTATGCCTGCTGTTGTTCCACAGCTGCTCCCTTTTGCTGCTAAAGAAGTAGCAGCATtagcagaagcagagaatAATATTGATCACTCTATTTCAGTGAAATCTGACAATGAAAAGGAAGTAGAAAATGAAATTTATGATAGTGTCACTGATGATCGCCAGAATATTGATGAGGAACTGTATGATGATATAACAACTGCTGCAGCAGCTAGTCGTGGTAGGCCAATCAGTGATCAAGACAATGAGCTACGTAGACAACAGCAGCAAGAACAGTTTGTTCAAGAGGACATTTATGATGACGTAATGGAAGTGAATGAAGGAGCAAAACAATTCAGAGATAGACAGATCCAACATGTAGAACAGGTTAATGTAATGGCTGATAGACATGCAGAATCTGAGATCTTCAGTGAGGTGACCAGCACTTCATTGTCATCTGATATCCAGTCTGTAACTTACCAGGAACCAGAATCAACCGAAACTGTCATCAAAACTGCTTCTCTGGAACAACAGTCATTTGGAGGTAGTAGGGAGCAATCAGTTCTAAAAACAGTTACTGTGAAGGAGGAAACTGTTGAGATCACAGAGTCACTGTCTTCTGTTGGGCAGTTGTCTTTACCAATGGTAGATATTCAAACAGAAGTAATTGAGCAAGTTCAAGAAGTACAGAATTTAGCAACAACTGTGGCTCAAGACGCTGTACCACACGTCTCATCCAGTGATGCCACAGAAAGCAAGGGGGAAACTAAGGCTGTTCAACCCCCAACTGGTTCCTCAATTAGATTTCGTGCATCAGCTCAAAACGCTGGAAAAATATTAAAGCAGTCAAAGAAGGACTTGTCCAAGCCCAATTATGATGTTACTGAAAAGAAACGATCTAATGAATTTACAAGAACGGTTACTGCTGTGCAAAAAGGTGCTATAACGTGGTCCAAATCAGGATCTCGTCAGAAAGAGAAAGATGCAAAGCTGAGACAGAGTCGAATAGTTGAGGAACAGGCTGAAAGACAAATTGCTGAATGGCAAGCTCTCCACAGTAAGCTTATTCGGAAACGAGACCAATTGACCACATCTGATGAAACAAGTGTAGTCAAAGCTAATGAGAATGATGGAATAAGCTCTCGTTCCAACAAAACTAAAGGTACCAATCAATCAGAAACATTGCCATCAAATGCTAGCAAGGGAAAGCCTCTACCTCCAAAGAAGCCAGCAAACATTGCAGAAGTCGTTTTGCAGCATCAAATGAGATCTTTCCACCAGGAATATACATCGAGTACTGATAGACAACAAGAGTTTGATAGGAAGCCTCAGCAGAGTAGAGAGGAAGTGAGACATGCTGTAACAGTAAAAGCAAACGAAAGGACTTCAGCCCCAAAACAAGAAGTCTTAACCCACACCCAGTCTGACAAATCTATCGCATTTAAGGCAGAAGTCAGCAGTACAAAGCCTCATTCAAGTCTTCCAGTAAAGCCTTTGTTACCTCCTCGGCCATCTCTTTCTGGCATGTCGGCTGCCATTAATCTTGCTGCTGAACATTCAAGGCATGTTCAAGAATGGGAGAGGAAGAGGCAAGAGGTTTTTGCTGCTGAAAAGGCTCGTCAAGAACGACGAGGGGCAGAGGAGAAACGAAGACACGAGGAACGAACTAAGCAGAACAAGCAGGAACAACTCCTGGAGGCTGAAAAGGTAAGGCAGGCTAGAGAGAGGTCTGCTTGGACAAGAGTAGTGCAAAGCAAACATTGTGATCAACCATCTACTAGAAACACAACATTGATGCACACAAGTGCTACAGGTAAGAAAGACAAATCTGAAGAGGCATGTCAGCCTGAACAAGTAGTTGAGAACAAAACTGCCAAAGCAGCTCAGTCTGTTTCAACTGGCTTTCATGGAAGTAAGGATGGTCCAAACAAGGAGCAGAACGAAGCATCCCTGTTACGTGGAGCAGAAACCACTCTTGCAAAAAAAACAAGTGATGCATCAGTTGTCACGAGATCTAAGGACCTATTTATGAAATCAACTCTGACTGCACCTGTTTTCCAAGCAGGCTTGCAAGCTAGTAGCGAtatttctgaaacagcacAACGTTATTCATCAAATCGTGATCATCAATCCTCTTTGTCCACTCCTCTGAAAGAAAAAAAAGTTCTTAATGTAATACAGCAGTTTGAAGCCAAAAAGGCATTTAGTGTTCTCCAGGCACCCGTTAGGATTATGCCACCCCAATTAAGAAACGAACAGCAAGGAGGATCTGTAACTGTGGCAATAAAAAACCCTGATAGGCTTGAAGATAGTAACTTAAAGCACAGTAGACGAACAGTCTTGACAACAGCAGTGCCAGATAAAGTCTTGGTGGACTCTTCTGTAGAGACAAGTACAGAATCTCATCAGGATTTGACTCCTGTTGCTTCTACACCTACACCACaaatcaataatattactGGTCAAGTTAAGGGAAATGGTGCACAGCCAACTGGGAAAGCTGATCCAAATGGAAAAGCACAGGGGGAAATGGCTCGAGGTGGACAGAATACTGATGTTGTTTCAAACAGTTCAACTGGAGAACtagcaaaacagaaagaacCATTTGTAGGTGGTTCAGAAGAGGGTGCATTTGTCGCAGTTACTGACTCACTAGATAGTGAGCATGGACGGGGTAATTTGTTGTCTCTGATGAAACCCACAGCAAACAGCAGTGATATGGGTGATAGAACTGTATCTAGTGATAATATTGTTTTTGACAAGGTCAAACCAACTGCATCTAAGAGTTCAGAGAGTAGTGGACACGGCCATTCTTCTATTGCCAGATTGAGTGCAATGGTGTCAGACCATGACTCATCTAATTCAAGTAGCAGTGAAAAGAATCAAGACAATGTTGAGAATTCACAACACAGAGTAGTTCGTGAtcagaagacagacaagtcTGAGGACTCAAGTGGTTACCAGAAACAGGAGACATCTAGTGATGAGGCACAGAAAACCCTTGGATATGAACCACGTTTTACTGAAGTCCAAATCAGAGAGAAGAAGAGTATTGCTAGGAGAAAAGCAGCTGCTTTATCATGGCCTATGGAGGGTCCACCTTCTGATCCCTATGGACCAGATGGAAACAAGTTAAGAGATGAAGATCCTCTGATGGTAAGAAAGCTTAGTGTAGTGGCTAGAGGAGTCAATGCAATGGCAAAAGCCTTGGCTGCTGCAAAGTGGATTGACAAGGAGATACGGAag CTCATTGCTGAGATTCAGTCTTGGGGGTCTCTCAGTACAAGTGGCAAATACCAAGTGACATTTGGTATTTTGTTTGAAGAGTGCTCTCCTGTGTTTGAGGCATTATCCGGAACCCTGAAAACTGCCAAGAAGCATGGT GTTGTTCAATTTACAGGAGAACTACTGCTTCAAGGCGTTCATGATTCTGTTGTGGTAACTCTTCTCAAGACTAGCATTCCTGACTCTAACGCAGACACGTACACGTACCAGCAGTTCAGAGCTTGTTCCATTTCTGTGCACAAGCGCAAGGGCAAGGGCTTTAGTAAGACCActcaacagacaaaccagaGCAAG TGCTTTTTATGTGGAAAGACAGTGTACCCCATGGAGTACGTGAGCGGCAATGATCACCCTATGCACAAGAACTGCTTCAA GTGCTGTGACTGTGGGAAGAAACTGAGTAGTAGCAACTATGCAGTGTTTCAAGATAAATTCTTTTGTATTAATCACTATGAGCAGAGATTCAAGCAGCAAGGTGGCTATGGCGGGTTCCAGTAG
- the LOC134183944 gene encoding barH-like 1 homeobox protein: MSDVRVNAEDYLAKESGDHKDFSERPASKSFLIDSILSTASRQSSQQCLHVGVERRTTIHKAESDDDSGSTEARNSPVDGDEDESQEGKPSKPKKPRTTFTDMQIFQLERTFETQKYLSSVDRHRLADMLNLTDTQVKTWFQNRRMKFKRQHTERELQTYTRLSVPQPFRSSFGHTPYPLPVFRQQISSKGILVASANTDATNYGSQFSQPLYQPIHSLPRLSYPIATYQTVPPRYY; encoded by the exons ATGAGCGATGTGCGAGTAAatgctgaagactatttggcCAAGGAAAGCGGTGACCACAAAGACTTTTCTGAAAGACCAGCGTCAAAGAGCTTTCTAATAGACTCTATCCTCTCGACAGCTTCCAGGCAATCTTCTCAACAATGTCTTCATGTTGGTGTCGAAAGAAGAACCACAATACACAAGGCAGAATCAGACGATGATTCTGGTTCAACGGAAGCTAGAAATTCTCCAGTTGATGGAG ATGAGGATGAATCACAGGAAGGAAAGCCTTCCAAGCCCAAGAAGCCCAGAACAACTTTCACCGATATGCAAATATTTCAATTGGAAAGAACATTTGAGACACAAAAGTACCTTTCATCTGTCGATCGACATCGACTGGCAGACATGCTCAACCTCACTGACACTCAAGTGAAGACCTGGTTCCAGAATCGTCGAATGAAATTTAAACGCCAGCATACAGAACGAGAACTGCAAACCTACACAAGACTCTCGGTACCACAACCATTCAGATCCTCATTTGGCCACACACCATATCCTCTTCCAGTTTTCAGGCAACAGATCTCATCCAAAGGCATCCTAGTGGCCTCGGCAAATACAGATGCAACCAACTACGGCAGTCAATTTTCTCAGCCACTCTACCAGCCAATTCACAGTTTGCCAAGACTTTCCTACCCTATTGCTACTTACCAGACTGTACCACCAAGATATTACTGA